One window of the Delphinus delphis chromosome 20, mDelDel1.2, whole genome shotgun sequence genome contains the following:
- the NR1H2 gene encoding oxysterols receptor LXR-beta isoform X1, with amino-acid sequence MALAPPLLHLMERRMALSRAQGRILMSQALMGPTQLPSWSLTSLILTHSLGFTDIHIFPCELPSPWITLHTLTLCLRSLMDLSLWLPFFSVALSLMACPPTPVILDTAEEPERKRKKGPAPKMLGDELCQVCGDTASGFHYNVLSCEGCKGFFRRSVIRGGAGRYACRGGGTCQMDAFMRRKCQQCRLRKCKEAGMREQCVLSKEQIRKKKIRKQQQQSSPTGLGVSSSSASGPGASPGGSDGGGQGSGEGEGVQLTAAQELMIQQLVAAQLQCNKRSFSDQPKVTPWPLGADPQSRDARQQRFAHFTELAIISVQEIVDFAKQVPGFLQLGREDQIALLKASTIEIMLLETARRYNHETECITFLKDFTYSKDDFHRAGLQVEFINPIFEFSRAMRRLGLDDAEYALLIAINIFSADRPNVQEPSRVEALQQPYVDALLSYTRIKRPQDQLRFPRMLMKLVSLRTLSSVHSEQVFALRLQDKKLPPLLSEIWDVHE; translated from the exons ATCCTGATGTCCCAGGCACTGATGGGGCCAACTCAGCTTCCGTCGTGG tcCTTGACATCTCTTATTTTGACCCATTCTTTGGGATTCACTGACATACACATCTTTCCCTGTGAATTGCCATCTCCCTGGATCACTCTCCACACTCTGACTCTTTGCCTCCGATCTCTCATGGACCTGTCCCTCTGGCTGCCGTTTTTCTCTGTGGCTCTGTCTCTCATGGCTTGTCCACCAACGCCAGTCATCCTAGACACAGCAGAGGAGCCGGAGCGCAAGCGAAAGAAGGGCCCGGCTCCAAAGATGCTGGGCGACGAGCTGTGCCAGGTGTGCGGGGACACGGCCTCTGGCTTCCACTACAATGTGCTCAGCTGCGAAGGCTGCAAGGGCTTCTTCAGGCGAAGTGTGATCCGAGGTGGGGCCGGGCGCTATGCCTGCCGGGGCGGTGGAACCTGCCAGATGGATGCCTTCATGCGGCGCAAGTGCCAGCAGTGCCGGCTGCGAAAGTGCAAGGAGGCTGGGATGCGGGAGCAGT GCGTCCTCTCCAAAGAACAGATCCGGAAGAAGAAGATtcggaagcagcagcagcagtcgTCACCCACAGGGCTGGGAGTCAGCAGCAGCTcagcctctgggcctggggcctcCCCTGGAGGGTCCGACGGGGGTGGCCAGGGCTCCGGGGAAGGCGAGGGTGTCCAGTTAACAGCCGCTCAGGAACTAATGATCCAGCAATTGGTGGCGGCCCAGCTGCAGTGCAATAAACGCTCCTTCTCTGACCAGCCTAAAGTCACG ccctggcccttgGGCGCAGACCCGCAGTCCCGTGATGCTCGCCAGCAGCGTTTTGCCCACTTCACGGAGCTGGCCATCATCTCAGTCCAGGAGATCGTGGACTTCGCCAAGCAGGTGCCTGGCTTCCTGCAGCTGGGTCGCGAGGACCAGATCGCCCTCCTGAAGGCATCTACCATTGAG ATCATGCTGCTGGAGACAGCCAGACGCTACAACCACGAGACCGAGTGCATCACGTTCCTGAAAGACTTCACCTACAGCAAGGATGACTTCCACCGCGCAG GCCTGCAGGTGGAATTCATCAACCCCATCTTCGAGTTCTCGCGGGCCATGAGGCGCCTGGGCCTGGACGACGCTGAGTACGCCCTCCTCATCGCCATCAACATCTTCTCGGCCGACCGGCCCAACGTGCAGGAGCCGAGCCGAGTCGAGGCACTGCAGCAGCCCTACGTGGACGCGCTGCTGTCCTACACCCGCATCAAGAGGCCACAG GACCAGCTGCGTTTCCCCCGCATGCTGATGAAGCTCGTGAGCCTGCGCACGCTCAGCTCCGTGCACTCGGAGC